In one Mesorhizobium australicum genomic region, the following are encoded:
- a CDS encoding leucyl aminopeptidase: MTLALDIGFSTSSKGAADLHVFLAAAGEGGSVDVAGDAGPLLEKAIKAGAFTAKMLSTLDIIVPTGMEVDRVLLVGVGDPRAITTDGWLKVGGAIASNLKKAAKVFVHADMPGFDTDASAIADLALGTLLRTYRFDRYKTKKDESDEQPKRPKVTIVTRRAAAAKAAFAGSEAVASGVALARDLVNEPANMMGPVEMAAQCRELEALGVKVEILAEKEMKKLGMGALLGVAQGSPRGARLVVMQWSGGKAKDRPVAFIGKGVSFDTGGNSMKPAAGMEDMKGDMGGAAAVIGAMHVLARRKAKANVVGIVGLVENSVDGNAQRPGDIVTSMSGQTIEVLNTDAEGRLVLCDALWYCNGRFAPKFMVNLATLTGAIMVALGQYHAGLFSNDDELAGQLTEAGLATAEKLWRMPMGPEYDKLLDSKNADMKNIGGRFGGAITAAQFLRRFVKDTPWAHLDIAGTAMNAPPSEYSISWGSGFGVRLLDRLVKDNYEG, from the coding sequence ATGACACTCGCTCTCGACATCGGCTTTTCCACCTCCTCGAAGGGAGCGGCCGACCTGCACGTCTTCCTCGCCGCGGCCGGGGAGGGCGGGTCGGTCGACGTGGCGGGCGATGCCGGGCCGCTCCTGGAGAAGGCGATCAAGGCCGGCGCGTTCACGGCCAAGATGCTCTCGACCCTCGACATCATCGTGCCGACGGGCATGGAGGTCGACCGCGTGCTCCTGGTCGGGGTTGGCGATCCGAGGGCAATCACCACGGACGGCTGGCTGAAGGTCGGCGGCGCGATCGCGTCCAACCTCAAGAAAGCGGCAAAGGTGTTCGTCCACGCCGACATGCCCGGCTTCGACACTGATGCATCCGCCATCGCCGACCTGGCGCTCGGCACGCTGCTGCGCACCTACCGCTTCGACCGCTACAAGACGAAGAAGGACGAGAGCGACGAGCAGCCGAAGCGTCCGAAGGTGACGATCGTCACACGCCGCGCCGCCGCGGCGAAGGCCGCCTTCGCCGGCTCCGAGGCGGTCGCCTCCGGCGTGGCGCTTGCCCGCGACCTCGTCAACGAGCCGGCGAACATGATGGGACCGGTCGAGATGGCCGCGCAATGCAGGGAGCTGGAGGCGCTCGGTGTCAAGGTCGAGATCCTCGCCGAGAAGGAGATGAAGAAGCTCGGCATGGGCGCTCTGCTCGGAGTGGCGCAGGGCAGCCCGCGCGGTGCGCGCCTGGTGGTGATGCAATGGAGCGGCGGCAAGGCCAAGGACCGGCCGGTCGCCTTCATCGGCAAGGGCGTGTCGTTCGACACCGGCGGCAATTCGATGAAGCCGGCCGCCGGCATGGAGGACATGAAGGGCGATATGGGCGGTGCCGCCGCCGTCATCGGCGCCATGCACGTGCTGGCCCGGCGCAAGGCGAAGGCCAACGTCGTCGGCATCGTCGGCCTGGTCGAGAACTCGGTCGACGGCAATGCCCAGCGCCCCGGCGACATCGTCACCTCGATGTCTGGCCAGACGATCGAGGTGCTGAACACCGATGCCGAAGGCCGGCTCGTGCTCTGCGACGCGCTCTGGTACTGCAACGGCCGCTTCGCGCCGAAGTTCATGGTCAACCTCGCCACGCTGACGGGCGCCATCATGGTGGCGCTCGGCCAGTATCACGCCGGCCTGTTCTCGAACGACGACGAGCTTGCGGGCCAGCTCACCGAGGCGGGTCTCGCCACCGCCGAGAAGCTCTGGCGGATGCCGATGGGGCCGGAATACGACAAGCTGCTGGACTCGAAGAATGCCGATATGAAGAACATCGGCGGCCGCTTCGGCGGCGCGATCACGGCGGCCCAGTTCCTCCGCCGCTTCGTCAAGGACACGCCCTGGGCACATCTCGACATTGCCGGCACGGCGATGAACGCGCCGCCCAGCGAATATTCGATCTCCTGGGGCTCTGGCTTCGGCGTCCGGCTGCTGGACCGGCTGGTGAAGGACAATTACGAAGGCTGA
- a CDS encoding DNA polymerase III subunit chi — protein MADVLFYHLTESTLEEALPPLLEKSLERGWRVVVQAGSVERRDALDAHLWTFRDDSFLGHGLDSDPSAADQPILLTVSTGNGNEASVRFVVDGAEPPPLEGYKRGVFIFDGHDQAQLDLARDQWKRMKAAGHAVTYWQQTDGRRWERKA, from the coding sequence ATGGCCGACGTCCTGTTCTACCACCTGACCGAGTCGACGCTCGAGGAGGCGCTGCCGCCGCTGCTCGAAAAGAGCCTTGAGCGCGGCTGGCGGGTCGTGGTGCAGGCGGGAAGCGTCGAGCGCCGCGACGCGCTCGACGCGCATCTGTGGACCTTCCGCGACGACAGTTTTCTCGGCCACGGGCTGGACAGTGATCCCAGCGCCGCAGACCAGCCGATCCTGCTCACCGTGTCGACCGGCAACGGCAACGAAGCCTCGGTGCGCTTCGTCGTCGACGGCGCCGAGCCGCCGCCGCTCGAGGGCTACAAGCGCGGCGTCTTCATCTTCGACGGCCACGACCAGGCGCAGCTCGACCTTGCGCGCGACCAGTGGAAACGGATGAAGGCGGCGGGCCACGCCGTCACCTACTGGCAGCAGACCGACGGCCGGCGCTGGGAGCGCAAGGCCTGA
- a CDS encoding crotonase/enoyl-CoA hydratase family protein, with protein MTIEVTLDEDVTVVRINRPEARNAVDPEMADALFQAFTAFDRDASQKVAVLTGIPGAFCAGFDLKRAAGGMDDTWFAEHDLDGEFDGRDDRPRKGPMGPTRLALTKPVIAAISGPAVAGGMELALWCDLRVMEESAYMGVYCRRWGVPLIDGGTVRLPRIVGHGRAMDLILTGRKVDAAESLAIGLATRVCADGAALDTALDLARELTKFPQACMRADRASAIAQWSLDPADALVREWESAATFRSEGSTGAARFASGKGRSGDFGEI; from the coding sequence ATGACGATCGAGGTCACGCTTGACGAGGACGTCACGGTCGTGCGGATCAACCGTCCGGAGGCGCGCAACGCCGTCGATCCGGAGATGGCCGATGCGCTGTTCCAGGCGTTCACCGCCTTCGACCGCGACGCCAGCCAGAAGGTCGCGGTGCTGACCGGCATTCCCGGCGCCTTCTGCGCCGGCTTCGACCTGAAGCGCGCCGCCGGCGGCATGGACGACACGTGGTTCGCCGAGCACGATCTCGACGGCGAGTTCGACGGCCGCGACGACCGGCCGCGCAAGGGGCCGATGGGTCCGACCCGACTGGCGCTCACCAAGCCCGTCATCGCGGCGATCTCCGGTCCCGCCGTGGCAGGCGGGATGGAGCTCGCGCTCTGGTGCGACCTCAGGGTGATGGAGGAGAGCGCCTATATGGGCGTCTACTGCCGCCGGTGGGGCGTGCCGCTGATCGACGGCGGCACGGTGCGACTGCCGCGGATCGTCGGCCACGGACGGGCGATGGACCTGATCCTCACCGGCCGCAAGGTTGACGCCGCCGAATCGCTCGCCATCGGTCTCGCAACCCGAGTCTGCGCCGATGGGGCGGCACTCGACACCGCGCTGGATCTCGCGCGCGAGCTGACGAAATTCCCGCAGGCCTGCATGCGCGCCGACCGCGCTTCCGCGATCGCGCAATGGTCGCTCGATCCGGCCGATGCGCTGGTGCGCGAGTGGGAGAGTGCTGCAACCTTCCGCTCCGAAGGCAGCACCGGGGCTGCCCGCTTCGCCTCCGGCAAGGGCCGCTCGGGGGATTTCGGGGAGATTTGA